The genomic DNA AGAATAACCATAATAAAGCACCTAATGCGATGATACCAAAAATATCAATCAGATTTCTCCCAAGTTGTGGTGGCTTAGCTTTCAACTTAAATGCTGGCCACACAAATGCAAAGATAACACCTAATAATAGCGTTTGTAATCGTGTATCTGTTCCAAAATATGTACGTGAGTTATTCGCACCTGGTGCGGATAAATAAAACATTAATGCTGCTGAAGCGATAGAAATGATAGCGAATACGACAACGACCCATTTTTTTCGTCTAAATAATTTTAAAAATAACATTAAAATAATAGGATAAAAAATATAAAATTGCTCTTCTACAGCTAAAGACCATAAGTGCTTAAGTGGCATAGGTTTAAATTGATCAAAATAATCAACATCTTGGAAGATATACCACCAATTTGAGATGTAGAGTAAAGCTGCTATCGCATCACCTTTAATTGACTCTAAAAGCTTAGGGTCAAATGCTAAGACGTAGAGTACTGTAAATAAAGTAACAAATAACATTGCTGGGATTAAACGCTTAAACCGTTTAATCCAAAAATTCACTAAATTGATTTCACCGTAATTTTCATATTCGTATAGTAGTAAAGATGTAATTAAATAACCTGAAATAACAAAAAACGTATCTACACCTAAAAAACCACCAGATAGCCATTGAGAATTAAGATGATAAATGATAATCCCTATAACTGAAATCGCACGCAAACCATCTAAACCCGGCAAATATCGTGGAGGATGCTTCAATCGTTTCATTCCAGTAAAATTATTATGAGACATAGCTGATTTCTCCTATTCCATTTTTTTAAGGAACGATTTATAGATATACGCCCTTCAATTTACCACAAAAATAGTAGATTTTAAACCGTGAGTCGATGAGGTTTTGCAAAATAAAATAATCTTATGCTTCAAAGTTCTTTTTTATTTTTGTTTGGGCATTGTATAAAATAAGTATGCTATTAATTTATCATATATACATTTTCATTGCATTTTTGAAGGTATTTATAATACATTAACTATGAGATTGTTAAAAGGAGTCACCTATTTATGACAAATGTGAAAAAAAGAGATGCATTTTTTGATAATGCACGTGCTGTTTTAATATTTCTTGTCGTTTTAGGACATTTAATTAGGCCTTATGTTGATACTCATATTGCGATTAATGCATTATATTTGCTTATTTATAGTTTTCACATGCCCGCCTTTCTATTCATCTCTGGCTATTTCGCCAATAATGTGGGTAAATCTGGTTACATAGAAAAAGTAGGCAAAAAATTGTTAGGTCCATATCTCATCTTTTTTGCGTTCTTTTCAATTTATTACTTTATTACAGGAAAAAATAGTGAGTTAGACTTAGATCCATTTGAACCTGTTTTTGCACTATGGTTTTTATTAACACTGTTTTTCTTTAACGTCATTATCGTGATTGTCCGGCAGTTTAAACCTAAATACGTTTTACCTATCGCCATCATTGTGGCACTATTAGCAGGTTTTTCTTCAAATGTAGGAGACTATTTAAGTTGGTCACGTACACTCGTATTTTTCCCTATATTTTATGTTGGGTATTTATTAAACATTGAATTTAGCCATTTCGTTAAGATGAAACGTTTTATTCCTATCTCTATTTTAGTTTTAGTAGGCTTTTTTGTAATTTATATCGTTCATCCTATCGATGCGGACTGGCTATTAGCAAGTACACCATACAAACACGTGGACGGCATGCATGTACTGATGAGTCCGCTAAAAAGATTATCTTTATATGGTATTATCTTTGTCACGATGTTCTCTTTCTTTAACTTAGTGCCAAGACATCATCATTGGTATACTTATATAGGATCAAGAACAATGTATGTTTATTTATTACATGGCTTATTTATCGGTGCCATTCGAGGCCACCAATTTTATCCTTTTATTGATACGCCAATTTTAGGATTACTTTATAATATAGTACTTTCAGGCTTTATCGTTTGGTTATGGTCGAGTGATTTTGTCGCGAAATGGACGAATCCTATGATTAATTTGCAACGGCCATCAAAGTTTAAACCTTATTTTTAGAGAAGATACCATTTAGAACATAATCATGTGTATGTATCGTTGACTATCATTTTAGATAGCTTCTCATGCGTACACATGTTATTCTAAATGTTAACTTCTCTTTTTTTAGGACGTGATTTAAAAATGAAATTAGAACTCAATACATATGCACAATATTTAAGAGCCCCGAGTATCCGACAATTTTCAAGTCGAATTAATCAGCTAGATGATGTCATTAACCTTACAGTTGGCCAACCTGATTTTAATATGCCCGATATTGTTAAAAAGGCATATCAAACGGCTATTGAAAATAATCAGACGACCTATTCACATAATAAGGGACGATTGGATACACGTGAAGCAGTCTCTCAATACTATCAAACACGTTTCAATATCCATTACGACCCTGAAGAAATCATTATTACTAATGGCGCTTCTGAAGCATTAGACACTGTACTGCGCTGTATCATCAATCCAGGTGATGAAATTCTACTTCCGGGTCCTGTTTATGCTGGCTATATTCCTTTAATTCAGACGCTCGGTGGTAAACCTATATTCATGGATACGCGACAAAGTGGCTTTAAAGTGACACCTGAACGCATCAAACAACATATCACGCCAAAAACACGTGCGATACTGCTCAATTATCCATCTAATCCTACTGGCGCCATACTTTCTGAAGCAGAAGTGACGGCACTCGTCGACACTTTGAAAACATTGCCGATTTTTATTATTAGTGATGAAATCTATGCAGAAAATACATTTCACGCCACACATACGTCGTTTGCACGCTTTGAATCCATTCGGGACCAATTATTGCTGATTAATGGTTTAAGCAAATCACATTCAGCTACAGGCATCCGTATTGGCTTTTTATCTGGCCCTCAATATTTAATAGACCGTTTAACATTTATGCACGCTTATAATTGTATTTGTGCCAATGTTCCGGCTCAAATGGCTACGATTGCTGCATTAACTGAGGCTACAGATGCGCCTCAAACGATGAATGCAGCATATATGAAGCGCCGTGATTTCTTGATTGAATCATTAACAGATATGGGCTTTGAATTAGAAGGGCAACCTGAAGGAGCGTTTTATATCTTTCCTAACATTCAAAACTTTACCGATGATGACTTTGCATTTTGTGTCGATGTTTTAGAAACCGTTGGCGTCGCTATGGTTCCTGGATCTTCTTTTACGGATTATGGAAAAGGTTATGTTCGTATTTCATATGCCTATGATATGAAGTCATTAGAAGAAGGCATGGCGCGCTTAAGACAATACCTACAAAACAAATATGCAGACCGTTTAATCAACTAAAAAAGTCTCCATTATAGACATATCATTAAAATAATGAATAAGCTTGTTTGCTTAAAAATACTTTATTCACTAAAAATCAGAGTGATTTAAGATAATTAAAAACACTCATCTATAATTTCCTTTACAAACTAAAAAAGCCGATGGACACATTGATTACCTCACGTCCATCGGTTTTTATTTTTGATGACTTTTCCTTCTTTTCAACTTATGGGAATTTAGGGAATTGATCGAAATCAGGATCACGTTTTTCTTTAAACGCGTCTCTGCCTTCTTTTGCTTCATCTGTTGTGTAATACAAGAGTGTTGCGTCACCTGCAAATTGTTGTAATCCAGCTAAACCATCTGTATCTGCATTCATTGCTGCTTTTAAGAATCGTAAAGCTGTTGGAGAATGACGCATGATTTCTTTACACCATTTCACTGTTTCATCTTCAACATCTGCTAAAGGAACGACTGTATTCGCCATACCCATGTCAAGTGCTTGTTGTGCATCGTATTGACGACATAAATACCAAATTTCACGTGCTTTTTTGTGTCCTACGATACGTGCAAGGTAGCCTGAACCATAACCTGCGTCAAATGAACCCACTTTTGGTCCAGTTTGTCCAAAACGTGCATTATCTGCAGCAATTGTTAAATCACATACGACTTGAAGAACGTTTCCTCCACCGATAGCATAACCTTTAACCATCGCAATAACCGGTTTTGGAATGACACGAATTAAACGTTGTAAATCTAATACATTCAAACGTGGGATTTGGTCATCTCCAACGTAGCCCCCATGACCGCGTACTTTTTGGTCTCCACCTGAACAAAACGCTTTGTCGCCTTCTCCAGTTAAAATGATGACACCTACACGCTCGTCATCACGCGCACGTGTGAAAGCATCAATCATTTCTTGTACAGTATTAGGTGTAAATGCGTTATGTACATGTGGACGGTTAATTGTAACTTTTGCAATCCCTTCAAAAAATTCGTATTTAATTTCTTTATACTCTTTTAATGTTTCCCATTGTCTTTCCATGGTTGGCCTCCTCTAGTAACCTTTAATAAACTCCAATAATATTGTATCAAATTTGGGTGAATCTTCCACATGAACCGTATGGCCTACGCGTTCTACAATTTCTAAACTCGCATTAGGTAACGCCGCTTTCATTTGATGTGCAATCGATACAAACTTCTCATCCCATTCACCAACAATCAATTGTACAGGTAACTCTAAAGTATTCAACTGATCCCATAAATTCGGCATATGGCCCGTTCCGTAATCTGTTAAAGCTTTAATTAAGCCTGCTGTGTTCTGTGCCATTCTTAACTGACGCACTTGAAGCTGTTTCGATTCAGATATCCATCGTTGTGTCTGAAATAATGGCAACTTCTCCCAATCATTCACAAATACTTCGAGCCCTGCAATCTCAAGGACACGTGCACGTGCTGCATCCACTTGTTGTCGCTCATGACGTGCGACAGGATCTTGAATTCCTGGAGAACCACTTTCGAGTATTAAACCTGACAACAATGAAGCGTGATTGAGTGCATAATAAAGTGCTACCCGCGCCCCCATTGAATAGCCGTGTAAATAAATAGCTTGGCTTTCAAATTGTTGAAGCACCAAATGCAATTCAGAAGTAATCCAATCAAAATCCCATTGAATATCCATGGGAGATTGATCTTGTCCGTGTCCTGGAAGATCGACACAAACTACGTCCGCTTCTCTTGTCAATATCTCGATATGTGAATCAAATGTGCGTTGATCACTGATAAACCCATGTAGCAATACTAAAACCTTGTTGCTCGGTTGTTGTGCCCGATGCCAATTATAATGTAACATTTACAATTTCACTCAATTTCTGATAAAGATTTTGATGGGCGTCATAAT from Staphylococcus schleiferi includes the following:
- the menH gene encoding 2-succinyl-6-hydroxy-2,4-cyclohexadiene-1-carboxylate synthase, producing MLHYNWHRAQQPSNKVLVLLHGFISDQRTFDSHIEILTREADVVCVDLPGHGQDQSPMDIQWDFDWITSELHLVLQQFESQAIYLHGYSMGARVALYYALNHASLLSGLILESGSPGIQDPVARHERQQVDAARARVLEIAGLEVFVNDWEKLPLFQTQRWISESKQLQVRQLRMAQNTAGLIKALTDYGTGHMPNLWDQLNTLELPVQLIVGEWDEKFVSIAHQMKAALPNASLEIVERVGHTVHVEDSPKFDTILLEFIKGY
- a CDS encoding acyltransferase family protein, whose product is MTNVKKRDAFFDNARAVLIFLVVLGHLIRPYVDTHIAINALYLLIYSFHMPAFLFISGYFANNVGKSGYIEKVGKKLLGPYLIFFAFFSIYYFITGKNSELDLDPFEPVFALWFLLTLFFFNVIIVIVRQFKPKYVLPIAIIVALLAGFSSNVGDYLSWSRTLVFFPIFYVGYLLNIEFSHFVKMKRFIPISILVLVGFFVIYIVHPIDADWLLASTPYKHVDGMHVLMSPLKRLSLYGIIFVTMFSFFNLVPRHHHWYTYIGSRTMYVYLLHGLFIGAIRGHQFYPFIDTPILGLLYNIVLSGFIVWLWSSDFVAKWTNPMINLQRPSKFKPYF
- a CDS encoding aminotransferase class I/II-fold pyridoxal phosphate-dependent enzyme, which translates into the protein MKLELNTYAQYLRAPSIRQFSSRINQLDDVINLTVGQPDFNMPDIVKKAYQTAIENNQTTYSHNKGRLDTREAVSQYYQTRFNIHYDPEEIIITNGASEALDTVLRCIINPGDEILLPGPVYAGYIPLIQTLGGKPIFMDTRQSGFKVTPERIKQHITPKTRAILLNYPSNPTGAILSEAEVTALVDTLKTLPIFIISDEIYAENTFHATHTSFARFESIRDQLLLINGLSKSHSATGIRIGFLSGPQYLIDRLTFMHAYNCICANVPAQMATIAALTEATDAPQTMNAAYMKRRDFLIESLTDMGFELEGQPEGAFYIFPNIQNFTDDDFAFCVDVLETVGVAMVPGSSFTDYGKGYVRISYAYDMKSLEEGMARLRQYLQNKYADRLIN
- the menB gene encoding 1,4-dihydroxy-2-naphthoyl-CoA synthase; the protein is MERQWETLKEYKEIKYEFFEGIAKVTINRPHVHNAFTPNTVQEMIDAFTRARDDERVGVIILTGEGDKAFCSGGDQKVRGHGGYVGDDQIPRLNVLDLQRLIRVIPKPVIAMVKGYAIGGGNVLQVVCDLTIAADNARFGQTGPKVGSFDAGYGSGYLARIVGHKKAREIWYLCRQYDAQQALDMGMANTVVPLADVEDETVKWCKEIMRHSPTALRFLKAAMNADTDGLAGLQQFAGDATLLYYTTDEAKEGRDAFKEKRDPDFDQFPKFP